Genomic window (Culex pipiens pallens isolate TS chromosome 3, TS_CPP_V2, whole genome shotgun sequence):
TTTGATGCGTTTCATTGTGTCCGTCGCAACGTGGTTCTAAGCTACAGAGTGTTGCTTGTTTATTTGGGAATGCTACAGGCTGATTGAGATCGCGCACTGACtgttttctgtttatttttttttttttcgtggaagAGGTCGCTTTACTTCAGCGCCACGGTGGCCGGCGTCGTGCCCGCTGACGATGCCGCCGCGGTTTGGAAGCGGTTCCGCAGCGTTTCGTTCTCCGGGTTTGCCATGACGGACTCGATGAACGCGTTGGTTTCCACCTGGAGCTGGGCGAGCCGCATCTGCAGCTCCTGGTTGCGCCGGATCAGCTTGACCGTCTTGAGCGCGATGTCGAACAGACCCTTGGTGTTGTTCGGGTGGTGCGGAACGTGCTGGTGGTTGTGGTGCAGCGGGTGGTGCGGCTGGTACGACCGCGAGGAAGAAAATACTGAGTACATCGAGGACACGCTACCGTCCTCGCGAAAACCATCGTCGTCAAAGTCCGATATGCTGAGGGACGTGCAGCTGGAAGGGGAGATGCAAAGGGAACAATCAGAAGATGTTTGAATGGGGCTTGAGCTGTTGATCTTACCGGCATCCAGTGCTGCTGCCCAGCGGTGAAAAGTCGCAGTTCCGATCGTCCATCGAGCTAGAGCACCCACTTGAGGAAACGCTCATCGAGCGTCGACTTCGCGGACCGTGGTACAGATGAGGCGCCAAGTTGAGCTGACCCTGGTGTGGTGGCAGTGGTCGCTGGCCACCTTCGCCGTCTTGTTCTTCGTCCAGATCGACCATGTCGGGTGCGTCGCTCACGATGGACGCCGAGTCGCCGGTCCCCGAGCAGTAGTCCACGGATGACGCCGTCGATGAGTTGGTTGCTTCGTCAAGCGATTCGACGCGACTTGGACGGGAAGAACGCTCATACGGTGTCCGACATCGTCCCGTGGATCGGTGGGATGATTGCTTCTGTACTTTGCCGACTGTAGTGAGAAAAGGGGGAGCAAAAAAGAGAAGAACAAATTAGTGAATGGGTTACTCGACGGAAATTGAAGAATTGGGCAACTCATCACAGGGTTTCTCCCCTCTTCAATGAAGAGTCAGTACCAAGAATCATAACGGCAAACTCAGCAGACAATGTCaataacattttcaattcataaTGTGATGACCACGTGGAACGAAGTTCTAAAAAATGTTAACAAAGAAAACTCTAGACGTGACCTCCAAGCGTGAGAAGCAACATCAGAGGAAACGCGCGCACGTGCAACAGCCTGTGTCATACACACGTGTAGATCCCATAATCGATTACACGTGTGGCTATCTAAGTTAAAACAATCATTGATTCATGTTACCTACTTGGTGGTGAGTGGTAGGCAGCTTATATGTCATTAATGAATCGTATTTTATTTATAAGTTTGCAGTGGTCCTCAGTGGAacttttacaaataatttaaagtttgcagtttgcaaactttcagataattcattaaaaataactgtttttatCGCCAATCTCAATTTGTACTTCATTATAATTAAAAGACGAATCAATANNNNNNNNNNNNNNNNNNNNNNNNNNNNNNNNNNNNNNNNNNNNNNNNNNNNNNNNNNNNNNNNNNNNNNNNNNNNNNN
Coding sequences:
- the LOC120421242 gene encoding uncharacterized protein LOC120421242 encodes the protein MSPTAVGADLGPSDDGPIVQQQHQFMEDSETSNSSQPQSRVIVVTPAASPNATSFSVINYVGKVQKQSSHRSTGRCRTPYERSSRPSRVESLDEATNSSTASSVDYCSGTGDSASIVSDAPDMVDLDEEQDGEGGQRPLPPHQGQLNLAPHLYHGPRSRRSMSVSSSGCSSSMDDRNCDFSPLGSSTGCRCTSLSISDFDDDGFREDGSVSSMYSVFSSSRSYQPHHPLHHNHQHVPHHPNNTKGLFDIALKTVKLIRRNQELQMRLAQLQVETNAFIESVMANPENETLRNRFQTAAASSAGTTPATVALK